ggCTTATGAGTAATCATTAAAGCGTAAttagtttttagtttttgtgGATGTTCCTTGGGTGATATCGTTTGAAGTAATTTGAggtttcttcattatttttattgtttattttcagGCTCAGCCAAAGAAGGAAGAGAAGAACCTGAATGGGCCGCGCTTAAATGACCAAATTACTGCTCGGTTTGTTCGACTTGTGTTGGACGAAGGtatatcttataaagatattaGGAATTTTTTGTAGGTGTCcatgttataaaatttctaatttagGATAAAAGGAGGATGAATAAATGGGAAGACATTGAAGATtccaataattcaaatttactgGTGGGTTTTAATGGAGCAGTGAGCTAAATGTAGCATTTGTATGTATGATCTTACAAAATTAGCTGTAGAAGCTGCATCAGCTTTTGTTTTGCATGTAAGATATATTACAagtgatttaaaattatgtatgtatgtagGACATAAAGTTGTCTCGAGGCATGAAGCGCTTGATCGTGCTAGGAGGCTCAACCTTGATTTGGTTGAGGTAATGTTTTCCAAtgttatggtttttttttaaatatattttttaattttcagtgTGTTCTCATACATCATGtttataaaagattatagaAGAATGACTGCTAATGGAAATTCTGCATGCTTGGAGCAAGTCATCGTCCTATTTTATTGTGGCATTTTACGAAGACTACTTTCATCTTCTGTTGTTATTCTCATGATTCTatgattcaattattataatgattttttaatgcaTGTGCTAAGATAAGTTCTGTAATCACTTTTTATCCTCCTCATTTCTGTCTTGATGTTCTCAACTCAGGGAAGTGTTACTAATATAATTCTTATGAATGGGGCATGGATGTGGCAAAATATTGTCCTCTATATTCCTTAGCTCCATATTTTGCTATTCTCATTTGGTTTATATAATAAGTTTCCAGACTTGTGAGGGAATGCTCAGTCAATAGAGCTCAGAACTTTTAGCCGTATTAGACCGTatgcttttgcttttgtttctgtatttttcttctttaaattgTTATGACTTCTCATGAAATTCTCTAATATGCTCAATCTTTGAATGTGATGTACTTTACTGATAAagctttacatttttttttctctagttTCCCTTTTAGCCTAAAGAATGACTCCATTATATTTTACAGGTTCAAAGAAATGCAGATCCACCTGTCTGTAAAATCATGGACTTCCATAGAGAGAAATACAAGAAAGAAGTACAGGAAAAGGAACGTGCTAAAGCCAAGGTGGGGAATTTACTTTCATTGCTTTATATTTCATGCAAATGCTTTGACCAAGAGCAATGAAATCATAACTGGTTTTTTTAACACCActgcatttctttttttttgtcttttttgtttAGCTTTCTTCTATTTAGTTTCTTTTGCATGGGTGATTAACTTGATTTTGAGGTTGATTTTGAATGCTTCTTCTCAGAATAAGTTGGGCCTTCGACCTTTGACAttgatgtttaaatttttaatgtctTCTGCTTTCCAGAGCCCTAAAGGGTATAATATGTATCTTTGGTTGCTGGTTCCTCTTAattttgacatgtaattttGATAGAATCATTTTTATACACATTGTGTGAGAGAATCATTTCACTTATTCTCTGCCCTTAAGCCATTGACTGTTTTTAGATTAATTGTTATGGTCTGCTTTTAAGTGTTGACTGTCTTAAGCAGTTTTTTGTTTATGCAGTCCGATGTGACTTTAAAAAAAGGAGCTTGCAAAGAGGTTAGATTCTCTGGGAAAATTGTAAGTCACTTtgtattctttcatttttctctttttaaatttaatccatAGCTTTAGATAATTCTAATATCCTGTTGAAGGAGCAAAAAATTCTTTGTTAAGTAGAAATACATACCATAAGTTTACATCATACCTCTGCTATTGCATTAGGAGCAAAACGACTTGAAGATGAAAGCAGATACTGTCAAAAGACTGATAGAGCGTGGTTATAGGGTGAAGGTACTTTCTGTTATCCTGTGAATTCTTTTGGTAAATGATTTCTTACAATGTACTTGCTAGACAGAGGTCTTTCATTCTGGTGGTAACATTTTCTGTCCACTTTCTCTGGTATTAGAAAATGCAGAGCCGAATTGTCTGAGCCTTAAATTCccctttcatttttttgatatattatgtAAACCATATTTTAGACTTGTATAGATGTCATTTATTGTGTGTGATATATGATTCATCCATTTATATTGTGTGTGCTGTATGATTCATGCATTTACATTGAAGTTTGTTTGCTATACATTTGTTTGCAGACACGGTATGCAAAAAGTCCTGAAATTTGTACTTGCATGGAAATTGACTGATGTATGTGTTGCTTGTATATGCCATGAGATTGACCAATTTGTTCTGAGATGAATTAATTGTCTTCTCTCTATCTTGAACAGTGCATGGCCTTGCCTGTGAGTCAAAAAGAAGAAGGAGAGGACTTGGGAGGATACTTATCTCGCCTGCTTCCTTTGGTACTGtttatttctcatttttcttaaaGTTCTTATTCACTTTAGTTACTGCATTTTTTTCCACTTCCTTGTGCCAACCTTCATTTCTAACAATCTGCAGATTGAAGATATATCTGTTATTGAAAGTGGCCCACATTTGGAGAAAAAACAGGCATATGTTGTGATTAGGCATGTCAAATTTGGCCCATCTAAGAAAGGTGGTAAAAAATCCAagcttgatggagatacaagtaCTGTAGTTTCTAAGGGTGCAGCAACAACTTCAGGTGATGTTTCTACCTCTGCAACATGTGAAGAAAGCACTGCAGGTATTGGCTCAGAAGATGAGTCATCTATGGATGAGGCTCACCTGTCAATCCCAGCACCAACAATGcagaattttacaaaaaaagtAACAAATCCTGCACCAGAAACAGTTCACAGGCCCGCAAATTTCAATTCTTCAAACTTTTCACATCCTCAGCCAGTGCATGGTTTTGCAAGGGAAGACACACTTCAGTACTCCTCACCAGAGCCTTCTCTAGGCGTTGAAAATAGATACAAAAGAAGTGAACCAAGGAATCAGTTCCCACCAACTAGATCAGTGGATAATTCGGGTCCAGGTATGAGAGACTCCGTCAGGTCAGAAGCCCAGTTTCCAAATCATAGAAGGCAACCACCATTTGATACAAACATCTCTCCCTCAATGGGAGAGAGAAAGCAAGTTGGAAATGATTCTTCTGTTTTTAGGAATGCTAGGCCTCCTAGTAACATACCCAAGCGAGAACCTTCTGGTCCTAATGTCCCCGGATACCCGTCTTCTAGTTATGGAATTTTCAGCAACCAAAAAGCCAATGTTCCTGGAAATTCTGGCGCTGCAGGAAGTGGGGCAAATCAAAGCAATCCAGGTTTAAAACCAGATGGTAGCCAAAGTACAGGCACAGATAAGAAATGGGGAATATTCAGTAGATAACTATAGTGTACTGAATAATCAAGATGACAGTAAAGATACTAGGCACTAGTGTCTGGGATTGGCAAACATTTCTGGAAACAATTCCTTTCTATCATGATGGGTCATCGGTTTGTTAATCATCATTCATCTTCTGTCTTATATATTGTTTGTAATGTGCCTTGATTAAATAGGGCGGCAGAGATTTTTTTGAATGTatcacaaattaataaattattcctTATCAAGACCGAGTAGTACCATATCTATAATCTTATTATGCAGTATTATGAACAATTTTGGGAAGAGTTTCGTTGAGTTAGGAGATACACCGATCAATAGTacatctattattatttttttcttggttttgtgGTCACATGGTTAAATTCCTTGGTACTTGGTAGTCTCAAGTTTTGTTTTCGATGTGGAACCCTTATTTGAGTTAAACCATTAAATctcattaaataaatgaaattttgggtcttgtgattaattttataattattgtattatataagttatataatacaataaagaTGTAACCCAAACGGTTTTAATGGTAGGTTTTGTTATATTAGGAGGTCATTCTGTCCCGTTAGGCTAACTAATTGGCATACCCACCCGCTATGAATGGCGAATCACACGGAGTTACGTATAGTTGTAAGGTATAATGCCTAGACGGAGCAGATAGCTGATAATAATGCcttgaaatattaagaatacattttaaaaaaattctggAAAACCTAAaggaaaactattttttaatataactatttttttcacctctttttggaatttttttattcattagtTTTTATCCATTTTATTACAAAGTTTGTAATTTACACAGAACATAGGTGTCGGGGAGTTAATGGGCAAAAAAACGAGGGCCTCACCTTAGCAAAAGCACGAGTgagggagaaagagagagagtcCCGGACTTTCTCTACCTCGCGTTTTAAACACATTTTAACTCGTATTCTCAGTCGTTTTGACTCAGTTTAAGCTTCTGCATCGAGATTTCCAGGTCAGTGTAATTAAACTGTAAACAGAACCTGAAGTCTGGTTATTTCTTTacttgattttgtttgattgtttggatcgaattttataattttgcaatCAGAACATGCATTTGTTTTAACTTTACAATTTGTCGACTGTGACCGTGAGTAGTTAATTTTTCGTTGAGGATACAATTATACCTGCATTTTTATATGTATCCGGTTAGAGACTTGTGAAAGTAATGAATTCGTGCTTTCTATGCGTTCGATTTTTGGGAAACAGAAGAGgggctattttattttttcttgagcaaccctaatttatttgttttttttttccctttaattaaGGTTTCAGCTGTAGTTTATCAGTCGAGCAGTTCGGCAGGTTGTTTGTTTAGAGAGGAGCAAAATGGATTTCGATGAGTATGAATACTTGGAGAAAACAGTTGAGAATCCTAAGCCCTCGAAATGGAAGGAAAGGGAAAGGGAAAATGGTGGTGGTGGAGCTAGGGAATCtgaagagagagaaaggaatCGCAGTTCAAAGCATAGGAGTGATGAGAAGGATGGACatcttgatgatgatgatggtcatCGCTTGAAGAGCTCCAAATTGAGAGATGAGACACGTGATCGTGATAGAAGGAAAGAAAGGGGGTCATCCCGTCATCGCTCAAGGTCTAGAGATGGAGAGAGGGACAGATACAAGAGTAGCTGGCAACATAaggacagagagagagagagggacaGTAAGAGGGATAGAGAGGAGAAGAATGGAAAGGATAAGGACAGAGATAGAGATCGGGAGCGTGATCATGACAAAGACAAAAGAGAGCGGGAACATGACCGTGAAAGAGAGGGGGAGAGGGATaaggagaaggagagagaaCAGTCACGTGGAAGTGGGAGTCGGTCAGAAAGGCATCAAAACACCCAGGATGAAAGGGAGAGGAGTCGGGAGCAGGAGCTTAGGGAAAGAGAAAAGGAGAGGGAGTTAAGGGATCGAGATAGAGAAAGCaggtattattaattttgttttataatttggtCTTCTTATGTATGTATTGAATTATACTAAAGACTATATGTTATGGAGTCTTCAGATTGATATTGgatcaaacttatttataatgaatacaTTTCATGTTAGATTGCAAAAAGCAAATTCTTTATTGCATTTGCTGCATGATGTCGTAAATTTTATGCCtgagtaattttaaaagaaCTGATAATTTACTTATGACATATTGTAGAGATTGGTGTGGTATATGTTTGTTCTGTTTAAAAATGGATAGACCATTGTGATGTGTGGATGTTTTTAGTCAAATATTTAAAGAAGCTTGGCAAAGGTGTTATGTGTTAGATTTGGCAGAACTTCGTTTTAATTGCATGGTTTGTGGATGTTTTAGTCTAATATTCGAAGTAGCTGGTTAAAGGTGTTATGTGTTAGGTTTGGCAAAACATTGTTTATGTTACATGATTTTTAAATGGGAAACTGTgtgaatataatattatcttagtgcaaagtattgaattttttaatgatttgtcCATTAAAAGTAGTATTGTGTTTAACAAGGCTTAACTAAGCACAGCATTTTATTTATTGTGGGGGGAGGTGGACATGTCATTTTGGGGAATGGCTCTCTAGGGTGTTAACACAACTGTGTCccaaagaattagaaccctttGCTGGTGCTGCTATCACGTTGGGAACCTGTGCAATGTAGAAGCTCCTATATATACGTATATTCCCCCAAAAATCGCTTGACACCAAGTGAAAAAATGACGGTTCTTCTAGAGTTTACAAGGTTGGTAGCTTTGAGAGTTTtgtgatataatataatatcccAAGTAGATAGATCATGGAACTTTTGGTTGTAAACAAGGGCCTTTTCCACACCCAACATCTGGCATTCATA
The sequence above is drawn from the Mangifera indica cultivar Alphonso unplaced genomic scaffold, CATAS_Mindica_2.1 Un_0147, whole genome shotgun sequence genome and encodes:
- the LOC123208159 gene encoding translation initiation factor IF3-1, mitochondrial-like; this encodes MAFWCRINQSKQLKLLNHQLKRYYTQVPQLNSSVTVTEPSIRAVEKPFWGIIRKRTDFCNNVRFFAAPIQAQPKKEEKNLNGPRLNDQITARFVRLVLDEGHKVVSRHEALDRARRLNLDLVEVQRNADPPVCKIMDFHREKYKKEVQEKERAKAKSDVTLKKGACKEVRFSGKIEQNDLKMKADTVKRLIERGYRVKCMALPVSQKEEGEDLGGYLSRLLPLIEDISVIESGPHLEKKQAYVVIRHVKFGPSKKGGKKSKLDGDTSTVVSKGAATTSGDVSTSATCEESTAGIGSEDESSMDEAHLSIPAPTMQNFTKKVTNPAPETVHRPANFNSSNFSHPQPVHGFAREDTLQYSSPEPSLGVENRYKRSEPRNQFPPTRSVDNSGPGMRDSVRSEAQFPNHRRQPPFDTNISPSMGERKQVGNDSSVFRNARPPSNIPKREPSGPNVPGYPSSSYGIFSNQKANVPGNSGAAGSGANQSNPGLKPDGSQSTGTDKKWGIFSR